One Paramisgurnus dabryanus chromosome 9, PD_genome_1.1, whole genome shotgun sequence DNA segment encodes these proteins:
- the clns1a gene encoding methylosome subunit pICln isoform X2, which produces MVVLKSLPPPSEGIKLQQADTTAVLDGKRLGSGTLFVAEAQLSWFDGSGMGFSLEYPSISLHAISRDPGAFPEEHLYVMVNAKLDDEGEQEMEDKGPDDAGEDESDSGSEGSETITEIRFVPSDKAALESMFSAMCDCQALHPDPEDAETDDDEDYEGEEYDVEEAEQEQGHGDIPTFYTYEEGLSHLTSEGQATLDRLEGMLAQSVAQQYHMAGVRTDQASAEFEDGMEVDSNAVAGQFDDADVDH; this is translated from the exons ATGGTTGTATTGAAGAGTTTACCTCCACCCAGCGAGGGCATCAAACTTCAGCAGGCCGATACAACAGCGGTTCTGGACGGGAAGAGGCTGGGGTCAGGGACCCTGTTTGTGGCTGAGGC GCAATTGTCATGGTTTGATGGGTCAGGTATGGGTTTCTCTCTCGAGTATCCCTCCATCAGTCTGCACGCAATCTCACGAGATCCTGGAGCATTCCCAGAGGAACATCTTTATGTGATGGTCAATGCAAAACTGGATG ATGAAGGTGAACAGGAGATGGAGGATAAAGGTCCAGATGATGCAGGAGAAGATGAGAGTGACAGTGGCAGTGAGGGTTCAGAAACCATTACAGAGATTCGCTTTGTGCCCAGTGATAAAGCTGCAC TGGAGTCCATGTTCTCGGCCATGTGTGACTGTCAGGCGCTGCATCCTGACCCAGAGGATGCTGAGAcggatgatgatgaagattatGAAGGAGAGGAGTATGATGTAGAGGAGGCAG aacaagAGCAGGGTCATGGAGACATACCTACGTTTTACACTTATGAGGAGGGTCTGTCTCATCTGACGTCTGAGGGTCAGGCCACACTGGACCGATTGGAGGGGATGTTGGCCCAGTCAGTCGCTCAGCAGTACCACATGGCGGGAGTCAGAACGGACCAGGCCTCAGCTGAATTTGaag ATGGAATGGAGGTTGACTCGAACGCAGTTGCTGGACAGTTTGATGATGCTGATGTGGACCACTG A
- the clns1a gene encoding methylosome subunit pICln isoform X1 — protein sequence MVVLKSLPPPSEGIKLQQADTTAVLDGKRLGSGTLFVAEAQLSWFDGSGMGFSLEYPSISLHAISRDPGAFPEEHLYVMVNAKLDDEGEQEMEDKGPDDAGEDESDSGSEGSETITEIRFVPSDKAALESMFSAMCDCQALHPDPEDAETDDDEDYEGEEYDVEEAEQEQGHGDIPTFYTYEEGLSHLTSEGQATLDRLEGMLAQSVAQQYHMAGVRTDQASAEFEDGMEVDSNAVAGQFDDADVDHW from the exons ATGGTTGTATTGAAGAGTTTACCTCCACCCAGCGAGGGCATCAAACTTCAGCAGGCCGATACAACAGCGGTTCTGGACGGGAAGAGGCTGGGGTCAGGGACCCTGTTTGTGGCTGAGGC GCAATTGTCATGGTTTGATGGGTCAGGTATGGGTTTCTCTCTCGAGTATCCCTCCATCAGTCTGCACGCAATCTCACGAGATCCTGGAGCATTCCCAGAGGAACATCTTTATGTGATGGTCAATGCAAAACTGGATG ATGAAGGTGAACAGGAGATGGAGGATAAAGGTCCAGATGATGCAGGAGAAGATGAGAGTGACAGTGGCAGTGAGGGTTCAGAAACCATTACAGAGATTCGCTTTGTGCCCAGTGATAAAGCTGCAC TGGAGTCCATGTTCTCGGCCATGTGTGACTGTCAGGCGCTGCATCCTGACCCAGAGGATGCTGAGAcggatgatgatgaagattatGAAGGAGAGGAGTATGATGTAGAGGAGGCAG aacaagAGCAGGGTCATGGAGACATACCTACGTTTTACACTTATGAGGAGGGTCTGTCTCATCTGACGTCTGAGGGTCAGGCCACACTGGACCGATTGGAGGGGATGTTGGCCCAGTCAGTCGCTCAGCAGTACCACATGGCGGGAGTCAGAACGGACCAGGCCTCAGCTGAATTTGaag ATGGAATGGAGGTTGACTCGAACGCAGTTGCTGGACAGTTTGATGATGCTGATGTGGACCACTGGTAA
- the aqp11 gene encoding aquaporin-11, whose protein sequence is MSDLSVSLSLLVGIVVFSELARRTALYLFPNRNRSIYALELISTFQLCACTHELKLLSEVGGLEPSVALSCTYLISVVHGLSFHGAMCNPVGVVEQLWRGTLTRRCALARISCQLIAAVLARGAMPHAWTLSLSDLHAQHKLASFKCTNNPINAPLAQAAAVELACALVMHTSVSNVDKIQEIYRVPAIAAIITTLVYAGGHLTGAVFNPALAFSIQFPCPGNTFTEYSFVYWLGPILGMTVSLLLCEKVMPVFSGKSTIPNSDGLKKKIK, encoded by the exons ATGTCCGATCTCAGCGTCTCTCTCTCCCTACTGGTGGGGATTGTAGTTTTTAGCGAGTTGGCGAGGAGAACGGCCTTATATCTCTTTCCGAACCGAAACCGCAGCATCTACGCGCTGGAGTTAATTTCCACGTTTCAGTTGTGCGCGTGCACGCACGAATTAAAGCTCCTCTCGGAGGTGGGCGGACTGGAGCCGAGCGTCGCGCTGTCATGCACGTATTTGATATCGGTGGTCCACGGGCTTTCATTCCACGGCGCGATGTGCAACCCCGTCGGGGTCGTGGAGCAGCTCTGGCGCGGGACTCTCACCCGCCGGTGCGCGCTGGCGCGGATCTCGTGCCAGCTGATAGCAGCTGTGCTGGCGCGCGGCGCGATGCCCCACGCGTGGACACTTTCTCTTTCTGACCTGCACGCGCAGCACAAACTGGCGAGCTTTAAATGCACGAACAACCCCATCAATGCCCCTCTGGCCCAGGCCGCTGCGGTGGAGCTGGCCTGCGCGCTCGTGATGCACACCTCTGTCTCTAACGTGGATAAAATTCAGGAGATTTATCGAGTTCCTGCCATAGCAGCAATCATCACAACTTTAGTCtatgcag GTGGACACCTCACTGGGGCCGTGTTCAATCCGGCACTTGCCTTCTCAATCCAGTTTCCCTGTCCTGGGAATACATTCACAGAATACAGCTTTGTGTACTGGCTGGGACCAATACTAG GTATGACCGTCTCTCTGCTGCTTTGTGAGAAAGTGATGCCGGTCTTTTCCGGAAAAAGCACAATTCCAAACTCTGATGGACTCAAGAAAAAGATTAAGTAA